One Nitrospinota bacterium genomic window, CTTTTGTCCGGGCATATGAACATCACGCTTGAAAAATTGGCTTTCAGGGAAGAGCCAACACAGGCCGACGCGGAGGCTGTCCGGCTGATCGTCCAGTCCAGCGGATTCTTCAACGAAGAAGAGGTGGACATAGCCGTGGAGCTTGTGGACGAAAGACTGGCCAAGGGGACGGCAAGCGGCTATTACTTCATTTTCGCCGAGTCCGGCGGCCAGGTGATAGGCTACGCCTGTTACGGCCCCATCGGCGGGACGAAGGACAGTTTCGACATATACTGGGTGGCCGTGCGCGAAGACATGAAAGCCCAGGGGCTGGGCACGTCGCTGCTTACCATGTGTGAAAAAGCCGTTGCGCGGGCCGGGGGAGGGAGGATTTACGTGGACACATCCTCCAGGCCGCAATACG contains:
- a CDS encoding GNAT family N-acetyltransferase, whose translation is MNITLEKLAFREEPTQADAEAVRLIVQSSGFFNEEEVDIAVELVDERLAKGTASGYYFIFAESGGQVIGYACYGPIGGTKDSFDIYWVAVREDMKAQGLGTSLLTMCEKAVARAGGGRIYVDTSSRPQYEPTRHFYEKRGYHREAILPDFYAQDDGKLIYLKKLR